A region from the Aphis gossypii isolate Hap1 chromosome 1, ASM2018417v2, whole genome shotgun sequence genome encodes:
- the LOC114131151 gene encoding uncharacterized protein LOC114131151: protein MNYSASKTRVKEKIRYDVDAHRQKNKQILLNSRRGVKVEKEDKELTTEDLQNMALEIKRGKKITVKQLKLLQNAFLDYLDFTVLFYNTPGAVDSLLHLASSKNEELQLAAIECFVNMGLGEKKICFKLTKLIAPYLMMYINHLNFNISARSIWTLGNLSDSSPGACKLLQNQNFFGALIDRLENSTCDQVIYDTFYTLKLFLKNYLQHLPIDDLNKLLHVCYKRLDTWRESFWIVYQISCFQDSGLKDSDCIYNLFDALTEDIIDITCLVPILRTFGNIIAKDSTDNSAHKFLHRLPHGEGSIIRDILINNSNYDLSDECAWLLGNAFKAIKMSEVITNKTNAFEKICGYFLL, encoded by the exons ATGAATTATTCCGCCTCGAAAACTCGAGTAAAAGAGAAGATTCGTTATGATGTAGATGCCCATCGtcagaaaaacaaacaaatacttTTGAATTCGAGACGAGGAGTTAAAGTTGAGAAAGAAGATAAAGAATTGACTACTGAAGACCTGCAAAATATGGCACTAGAAATCAAacgtggaaaaaaaattactgttaaacaattaaaattgttacaaaATGCTTTTCTGGATTACTTAGATTTTACTGTACTGTTTTATAATACTCCAGGGGCCGTTGATTCCTTACTTCATCTTGCCtcta gTAAAAATGAAGAATTACAGTTAGCAGCAATTGAATGTTTTGTTAACATGGGCttaggagaaaaaaaaatatgtttcaaattgacaaaattaattgcACCATACTTGATGATGTACATCaatcatttgaattttaatatatcg gctAGGTCTATATGGACTCTTGGTAATTTAAGTGATTCTAGTCCAGGTGCATGTAAATTgcttcaaaatcaaaatttcttTGGTGCACTGATTGATCGCTTAGAAAATTCAACCTGTGATCAAGTCATTTATGATaccttttatactttaaaactttttcttaaaaactaCTTGCAACATTTACc gaTTGatgacttaaataaattgcTACATGTGTGTTATAAACGATTGGATACATGGAGAGAATCATTTTGGATAGTGTATCAAATTTCTTGTTTTCAAGACTCTGGCTTGAAAGATTcagattgtatatataatttatttgatgctTTAACTGAAGATATCATCGATATAACATGTTTAGTGCCTATTTTAAGAAcatttggtaatattatagctaaaGATTCAACTGATAATTCAGCACATAAATTTCTTCATAGATTACCACATGGAGAAGGATCTATCATaagagatattttaattaataattcaaattatgatttaagtgATGAATGTGCTTGGTTGTTAGGTAATGCTTTTAAGGCTATAAAAATGAGTGAAGTTATTACGAACAAAACTAATGCCTTTGAAAAAATTTGCGGTTACTTTTTGTTAtga
- the LOC114131169 gene encoding glutamate-rich WD repeat-containing protein 1: MSDSEHESEEEMVVEDENDETGESSGIANKKEPRQVYLPGHQMQEDESLVFDPSAYHMLHDIDSGLPCLSFDVIIDDMGCGRSDFPHSMYLVAGSQAEKPKDNCVFVMKLSNLNAIKNEESSSSDDSDVESDSSDDESKDQPVLQISSIPHLGTVNRIRNTTVDDKVFAAVWSERGIVNIYDLNSKLKEVEKAHRNRKIGSEEKKKKFGKAAPKRIMSEHKPLYSYSGHRDEGFALDWSSKSPGFLASGDCKGNIHTWKPSESGWVVNLHSLGGHKESVEDLQWSPNEVNVLASCSVDRSLRIWDTRLAPNKANMLTISDAHDNDINVINWNKKEPLIVSGGDDGKLMIWDLRQFKKGKELAIFKHHTSAITTVEWSPDDSSVFASGGDDDQIAIWDLAVERDTTNDQDDIKEIPPQLLFIHQGQEHIKELHWHPQITGVLISTAQTGFNVFRTISI, encoded by the exons ATGTCTGACTCGGAGCATGAAAGTGAAGAAGAAATGGTCGTTGAAGATGAAAACGACGAAACCGGTGAATCGTCTGGCatagctaataaaaaagaacCACGACAAGTATACTTGCCCGGTCATCAAATGCAGGAAGACGAGTCGTTGGTATTCGATCCATCTGCTTACCACATGCTACATGATATCGATTCCG GTTTGCCGTGTTTGAGTTTTGACGTGATCATTGATGACATGGGTTGTGGCCGTAGTGACTTTCCACACTCTATGTATTTGGTTGCTGGAAGTCAAGCAGAAAAACCCAAAGACAATTGTGTGTTTGTTATGAAG ctATCCAACTTAAATGCgattaaaaatgaagaaaGTAGTTCATCGGATGATTCAGATGTTGAGTCTGACAGTAGTGATGATGAATCTAAAGATCAACCTGTGTTACAGATATCTTCAATTCCTCATTTGGGCACTGTTAATCGTATTAGG aATACTACAGTTGATGACAAAGTATTTGCAGCTGTATGGTCAGAAAGAGGaattgtcaatatttatgatttaaatagtaaattgaaAGAAGTTGAAAAAGCTCATCGAAATCGTAAAATTGGAAgtgaagaaaagaaaaaaaagtttggtaaAGCTGCTCCCAAGAGAATAATGTCTGAACATAAACCTTTGTATTCATACTCTGGACATAGAGATGAAGGTTTTGCTTTAGATTGGTCTTCCAAGTCACCAg GATTTTTAGCTAGTGGTGATTGCAAAggaaatatacatacatggaAACCAAGTGAAAGTGGTTGGGTTGTTAATTTACATTCATTAGGTGGACATAAAGAATCTGTTGAAGATTTACAATGGTCTCCAAATGAAGTTAATGTTCTTGCTTCTTGTTCTGTTGACAGAtc actAAGAATATGGGATACACGGTTAGCACCAAACAAAGCTAATATGTTGACAATTTCTGATGCTcatgataatgatattaatgtcATAAACTGGAATAAGAAAGAACCATTAATTGTTTCTGGTGGTGATGATGGAAAACTTATGATCTGGGATTTAAgacaatttaaa aaaGGCAAAGAACTAGCTATATTCAAACACCATACTAGTGCTATTACAACAGTCGAATGGAGTCCAGATGATAGTTCTGTGTTTGCTTCTGGCGGTGATGATGATCAAATAGCAATTTGGGATTTAGCTGTTGAAAGGGATACTACTAATGACCAAGATGACATAAAA gAAATTCCACCACAGCTTTTGTTCATTCATCAAGGACAAGAACATATCAAAGAACTTCATTGGCATCCTCAAATAACTGGTGTTCTTATAAGTACTGCTCAAACAGGTTTCAATGTTTTCAGAaccataagtatataa
- the LOC114131170 gene encoding PXMP2/4 family protein 4-like: MTTVFARIVKFSIAYPVTRGMASYAVIWPTGCLIQQLAFGDEKFDFARAARFGLFGAFYVAPTLNAWLTVARYLYPKNDLRSAIIKALLEQVTYSPCAMVSFYFGMSLLEGKTVEEAKKEVEKKFLPTYQVGVAVWPLLQVFNYTMIPEKNRIPFVSLCSLAWSSFLAYMNHCSVKKENMLTNK, encoded by the exons ATGACGACCGTCTTCGCCCGAATAGTAAAGTTTTCAATTGCCTACCCAGTTACCAGGGGAATGGCTTCGTATGCAGTGATATGGCCAACCGGATGTCTAATACAACAATTGGCTTTTGGAGATGAGAAATTTGATTTTGCCAGGGCAGCTCGGTTTGGACTATTTGGAGCATTTTATGTAGCCCCGACTTTAAACGCATGGCTTACTGTTGCACGTTACTTATATCCAAAGAATGATCTTCGTAGCGCAATCATAAAA gcaCTTTTGGAGCAAGTAACATACTCGCCGTGTGCAATGGTGAGCTTTTATTTTGGTATGTCTTTACTAGAAGGGAAGACGGTCGAGGAAGCAAAAAAAGAAgtagaaaaaaagtttttaccaACATACCAG gTTGGTGTAGCAGTTTGGCCTTTACTACAAGTGTTCAATTATACAAtgattccagaaaaaaataggATTCCATTTGTTAGTCTATGCAGTTTAGCTTGGAGTTCATTTTTAGCTTACATGAACCACTGTAGTGTTAAAAAGGAAAACATGTTAACCAACAAATAA
- the LOC114131171 gene encoding histone deacetylase complex subunit SAP18 isoform X1, whose product MAAVESLVKVEEKPVNREKTCPLLLRVFCAMGHHNNLSEYYRGAVPGNELQIYTWMDATLRELTGLIKEVNIESRVRGTTFDFVLVSPEYNCPRFNAFEIGLTVAGNRSPDDSKTLGNTRFTIGDYLDVCITPPERFMRRPAPMRYLKKKKPFSH is encoded by the exons ATGGCTGCAGTTGAATCACTTGTAAAAGTTGAAGAGAAACCTGTTAACAGAGAAAAG ACTTGcccattattattaagagtGTTCTGTGCCATGggacatcataataatttatcggaATACTATCGTGGCGCTGTACCTGGAAATGAACTTCAAATATACACTTG GATGGATGCTACACTACGTGAATTGACTGGTCTTATTAAAGAGGTCAATATTGAGTCTCGAGTTCGTGGTACAACATTTGATTTTGTTCTTGTATCACCAGAATATAATTGCCCAAGATTTAATGCATTTGAAATCGGACTTACTGTTGCTGGAAATAGATCTCCAGATGATTCGAAAACATTGGGAAACACAAG ATTTACTATTGGTGATTATTTAGATGTTTGCATTACTCCTCCGGAACGTTTTATGAGAAGACCAGCACCGATGCGTTacc ttaaaaaaaaaaaaccgttcaGTCATTGA
- the LOC114131148 gene encoding CDK5 regulatory subunit-associated protein 3 — MDSHIPIEIHAQKLSEWLTSRKHCKKDWHSHIQPIREKINVAIQDMPENNEIVQLLSGAYINYFYCKRIIEILKETEADTKNLFGSYGSQRMKDWLEIEKLYLKDNVYLAEACDLLVQNIKYHIPAVKKQIAKLQSGQTDCDKKIEDYTKSIQTCKKDLETLRKQFSIVDDNSSFKRTLIGRLCELQKVYDDVMEHVKNLKKANTYFSLFITNIQGSDINLPMLQYILNNGNTTYYEYLYGEKPSKIEEPVLTIEEDIKDTTADEEIDWGDLENVSEDIDYGISLEESGIVVENVQTDGSIARGNEALTLLDNFQTKNEFMNDILELESFLSMRLLELSNETNSALSVHSGGEINESKSEITSMLDIIKVVKQKLNDPVVQHLQQIKHSPRYLNKLESIFLQKVNNVEKMINSQIAVSNKKKELAQEYEQLVPKLKLIQQKNKQLITEIEFDISKKYKNRPVYIIGTSIFGSS, encoded by the exons ATG GACAGTCACATTCCAATTGAAATCCATGCTCAAAAACTAAGCGAATGGCTTACGAGCAgaaaacattgtaaaaaagATTGGCATTCACACATACAACCCATAAGAGAAAAAATCAATGTAGCTATACAAGATATGCCTGAAAACAATGAGATAGTACAATTGTTGTCTGGGGCAT atattaattatttctattgtaaacgtataattgaaatattgaaagaaACAGAAGCAGATACAAAAAATTTGTTCGGCTCATATGGCTCACAAAGAATGAAGGATTGGTTAGAAATCGAAAAGTtgtatttaaaagataatgtTTACCTGGCTGAGGCTTGTGATCTTCttgtacaaaatatcaaatatcataTACCAGCGGTTAAGAAACAAATAGCTAAATTACAGTCTGGAcaaact gattgTGATAAAAAGATTGAAGATTACACTAAATCTATTCAAACCTGTAAAAAAGATTTGGAAACATTGCGGAAACAGTTCTCTATAGTTGATGACAACAGCAGTTTTAAACGCACTCTTATAGGACGGCTATGTGAACTTCAAAAAGTTTATGATGATGTTATGGAacatgtaaaaaatttaaagaaagccaatacatatttttctttatttataacaaatattcaaGGTTCAGACATAAATTTACCAATgcttcaatatattttga ACAATGGTAATACTacctattatgaatatttatatggagAAAAACCAAGTAAAATAGAAGAGCCTGTACTGACAATTGAAGAAGATATTAAA gaTACAACTGCTGATGAAGAAATTGATTGGGGTGACTTGGAAAATGTATCTGAG GACATTGATTATGGTATTTCTCTTGAAGAAAGTGGAATCGTTGTTGAAAATGTACAAACTGATGGTAGTATTGCCAGAGGAAATGAAGCTTTGactttattagataattttcaaacaaaaaatgaatttatgaatGATATTTTAGAA ttagaatcatttttaagtatgCGATTGCTCGAATTATCAAATGAAACAAACTCTGCATTATCAGTCCATTCTGGTGGAGAAATTAACGAATCTAAATCTGAGATTACATCCATGTTGGACATTATCAAAGTAGTGAAACAAAAGCTTAATGATCCAGTTGTACAACATTTGCAGCAAATTAAACATTCACCaag atatctaaataaattggaGTCAATATTTCTTCAAAAAGTCAATAATGTCGAGAAAATGATTAATTCTCAAATAGccgtttctaataaaaaaaaagagttagCTCAAGAATATGAACAATTGGTTCCAAAGCTGAAGTTGattcaacaaaaaaacaagCAACTTATAACTGaa attGAATTTGATAtatcaaaaaagtataaaaaccgTCCAGTGTACATAATTGGAACATCAATATTTGGATCTTCATAA
- the LOC114131171 gene encoding histone deacetylase complex subunit SAP18 isoform X2 codes for MAAVESLVKVEEKPVNREKTCPLLLRVFCAMGHHNNLSEYYRGAVPGNELQIYTWMDATLRELTGLIKEVNIESRVRGTTFDFVLVSPEYNCPRFNAFEIGLTVAGNRSPDDSKTLGNTRFTIGDYLDVCITPPERFMRRPAPMRYRK; via the exons ATGGCTGCAGTTGAATCACTTGTAAAAGTTGAAGAGAAACCTGTTAACAGAGAAAAG ACTTGcccattattattaagagtGTTCTGTGCCATGggacatcataataatttatcggaATACTATCGTGGCGCTGTACCTGGAAATGAACTTCAAATATACACTTG GATGGATGCTACACTACGTGAATTGACTGGTCTTATTAAAGAGGTCAATATTGAGTCTCGAGTTCGTGGTACAACATTTGATTTTGTTCTTGTATCACCAGAATATAATTGCCCAAGATTTAATGCATTTGAAATCGGACTTACTGTTGCTGGAAATAGATCTCCAGATGATTCGAAAACATTGGGAAACACAAG ATTTACTATTGGTGATTATTTAGATGTTTGCATTACTCCTCCGGAACGTTTTATGAGAAGACCAGCACCGATGCGTTaccgtaaataa